One Solirubrobacter pauli DNA segment encodes these proteins:
- a CDS encoding NADPH-dependent FMN reductase, translated as MSRLQVILASTRPGRVGLPVFNWFVERAERHSAFEAVDGVDLAELGLPFMDEPNHPRLRRYEHQHTKDWSARVEAADAFVFVTPEYNHSYSAPLKNAIDFLHNEWAYKPVGFASYGGIAAGTRALQALKPVVAALRMTPVVEAVNIPFVGQFIDEDEQFRPNDVLDQAAEAMLSELSRVESALRPLRTPASATTSA; from the coding sequence ATGTCGCGACTGCAAGTGATCCTCGCCAGCACTCGTCCGGGTCGGGTCGGGCTGCCGGTCTTCAACTGGTTCGTCGAGCGCGCCGAGCGCCACAGCGCCTTCGAGGCGGTCGACGGCGTCGACCTCGCGGAGCTCGGCCTCCCGTTCATGGACGAGCCCAACCATCCCCGGCTGCGCCGCTACGAGCACCAGCACACGAAGGACTGGAGCGCCCGCGTCGAGGCGGCGGACGCGTTCGTCTTCGTCACGCCCGAGTACAACCACAGCTACAGCGCGCCGCTCAAGAACGCGATCGACTTCCTGCACAACGAGTGGGCCTACAAGCCGGTCGGGTTCGCGAGCTACGGCGGGATCGCGGCCGGCACGCGCGCGTTGCAGGCGCTCAAGCCCGTGGTCGCCGCGCTGCGGATGACGCCGGTCGTCGAGGCCGTGAACATCCCGTTCGTCGGGCAGTTCATCGACGAGGACGAGCAGTTCCGCCCGAACGACGTCCTCGATCAGGCGGCGGAGGCGATGCTGTCCGAGCTGTCGCGCGTCGAGTCGGCCCTGCGGCCGCTGCGGACACCCGCGAGCGCGACGACCTCGGCCTGA
- a CDS encoding potassium-transporting ATPase subunit C: MKRILISSLVAVLASTALLGLVYPLVITGLVQVLPTRAVVLASKAHVGDPRYFQPRPSQTGYSADATAFANRGPNSSTAAYFYRDQVAAYRRMNGAEPPMDAVTNSASGVDPDISHANAVIQARRIARVRDVPAARVLALVGDGGNVNTTELNEALDR, translated from the coding sequence ATGAAGCGCATCCTGATCTCCTCCCTCGTCGCCGTGCTGGCGTCCACCGCGCTGCTGGGACTCGTGTATCCGCTCGTGATCACGGGGCTCGTGCAGGTGCTCCCCACGCGCGCGGTCGTCCTCGCCTCCAAGGCCCATGTCGGCGATCCGCGGTACTTCCAGCCGCGCCCGTCGCAGACGGGCTACAGCGCCGACGCGACCGCGTTCGCGAACCGCGGCCCCAACTCGTCCACGGCCGCGTACTTCTACCGCGACCAGGTGGCGGCCTACCGGCGCATGAACGGCGCCGAGCCGCCGATGGACGCCGTCACCAACTCGGCGTCCGGCGTCGACCCGGACATCTCGCACGCGAACGCCGTCATCCAGGCGCGCCGGATCGCGCGCGTCCGCGACGTCCCGGCCGCGCGTGTGCTCGCGCTGGTCGGCGACGGCGGGAACGTCAACACCACCGAGCTCAACGAGGCGCTTGACCGATGA
- a CDS encoding methyl-accepting chemotaxis protein, with protein sequence MQILPLVALAVAALTVTAIVVAGRHQKDAVYGEMQQLIDRQAQVFETQAAAGMTTARDLAATLEGDPRHDRAASGKIVTRMAERHPELYATWVAFAPDAYDGRDRAFAGVEPHSDVRGQFALWANRPGGDVVPSAFTDTDADSPWTDEDYYKVPLTEDREFIPEPYLDTGVMMTSYTVPIRRAGKPIGVAGVDVTLASLDAQTRAVRVLDSGYAFVTAKSGLLVSFPARKGWAGKKTLKVAAGEAKDPASGRDVVVFTAPIKTGGWTFAAVAPKDEILASIHALRTTLALIGLAALLVIGGALVLVARRIAQPVREVAEAAERVAAGELDVVTARGDDEVGRMGAAFTSMAGSLRQQAEVASAIARGDLTRAVEPRSERDTLGLALRDMGERLRAMVGELSGAAGTLSAASGQLATTSTEAGRAVDEIAEAVTDVAAGAERQVRVVEAVRRSGEDVSEAARTGAAHAEGTVLAAARARGVAESGAEAAADASAAMDAVRAAVEEATSAIRDLGARSERIGGIAATITGIAEQTNLLALNAAIEAARAGESGKGFAVVADEVRGLAEEAQTAAGGVAAIIAEIQAETTRTSALVEEGARRSDDGVAIVREAAGAFAAIREGIGDVDRQAEQIAAAIASVERSAATMGRDLSEVASVAESSSASTQEVSASAQQTSASAQEIAAAAHDLARQAERLDELVGQFTLA encoded by the coding sequence GTGCAGATCCTCCCACTCGTCGCGCTCGCGGTCGCCGCGCTCACCGTGACCGCGATCGTCGTCGCCGGCCGGCACCAGAAGGACGCCGTCTACGGCGAGATGCAGCAGCTGATCGACCGGCAGGCGCAGGTCTTCGAGACGCAGGCCGCCGCCGGCATGACCACCGCCCGCGACCTCGCGGCGACGCTCGAGGGCGATCCGCGGCACGACCGCGCGGCCAGCGGCAAGATCGTCACGCGGATGGCCGAGCGCCATCCCGAGCTGTACGCGACGTGGGTGGCGTTCGCGCCCGACGCCTACGACGGGCGGGACCGCGCGTTCGCCGGCGTCGAGCCGCACAGCGACGTGCGCGGCCAGTTCGCGCTCTGGGCCAACCGGCCCGGGGGCGACGTCGTGCCGAGCGCGTTCACCGACACGGACGCGGACTCGCCGTGGACGGACGAGGACTACTACAAGGTGCCGCTCACGGAGGACCGCGAGTTCATCCCGGAGCCCTACCTCGACACGGGCGTGATGATGACCAGCTACACCGTGCCGATCCGCCGCGCGGGCAAGCCGATCGGCGTCGCCGGCGTGGACGTCACGCTCGCGTCGCTGGACGCGCAGACGCGCGCGGTCAGGGTGCTCGACAGCGGCTATGCGTTCGTGACCGCGAAGTCGGGCCTGCTGGTGTCGTTCCCGGCGCGCAAGGGCTGGGCGGGCAAGAAGACGCTGAAGGTGGCCGCGGGGGAGGCGAAGGATCCGGCGAGCGGCCGTGACGTCGTCGTCTTCACCGCGCCGATCAAGACCGGAGGCTGGACGTTCGCCGCGGTCGCGCCCAAGGACGAGATCCTCGCGTCGATCCACGCGCTGCGCACCACGCTCGCGCTGATCGGCCTGGCCGCGCTGCTCGTCATCGGCGGTGCGTTGGTGCTCGTCGCGCGCCGGATCGCCCAGCCGGTGCGCGAGGTCGCCGAGGCGGCGGAGCGCGTCGCCGCCGGCGAGCTCGACGTCGTCACCGCCCGCGGCGACGACGAGGTGGGCCGCATGGGCGCCGCCTTCACGTCGATGGCGGGGTCGCTGCGTCAGCAGGCCGAGGTGGCGAGCGCGATCGCTCGTGGCGACCTCACCCGCGCCGTCGAGCCGCGCTCCGAGCGCGACACGCTCGGCCTGGCCCTGCGCGACATGGGCGAGCGGCTGCGCGCGATGGTCGGCGAGCTCTCGGGCGCCGCGGGCACGCTGAGCGCGGCCTCGGGCCAGCTCGCGACGACCTCCACCGAGGCGGGGCGCGCCGTGGACGAGATCGCCGAGGCGGTCACCGACGTCGCCGCCGGCGCTGAGCGCCAGGTGCGCGTGGTCGAGGCGGTCCGCCGGTCCGGTGAGGACGTCAGCGAGGCGGCCCGCACGGGCGCCGCCCACGCCGAGGGCACCGTCCTGGCGGCGGCGCGAGCGCGTGGCGTGGCCGAGTCCGGCGCCGAGGCGGCGGCCGACGCGAGCGCGGCGATGGACGCGGTCCGCGCGGCCGTCGAGGAGGCGACGAGCGCGATCCGCGACCTCGGCGCCCGCTCCGAGCGGATCGGCGGCATCGCCGCGACGATCACCGGCATCGCCGAGCAGACGAACCTGCTGGCGCTCAACGCCGCCATCGAGGCCGCGCGCGCGGGCGAGTCCGGCAAGGGCTTCGCGGTCGTCGCCGACGAGGTCCGCGGCCTGGCCGAGGAGGCGCAGACCGCCGCCGGCGGCGTCGCGGCCATCATCGCCGAGATCCAGGCCGAGACCACCCGCACGAGCGCGCTCGTCGAGGAGGGCGCACGGCGCTCGGACGACGGCGTGGCGATCGTGCGCGAGGCGGCGGGCGCGTTCGCCGCGATCCGCGAGGGGATCGGCGACGTCGACCGCCAGGCCGAGCAGATCGCCGCCGCGATCGCGTCCGTCGAGCGCTCCGCCGCGACGATGGGCAGGGACCTGTCCGAGGTCGCCTCGGTCGCCGAGTCCTCGTCGGCCTCGACGCAGGAGGTCTCCGCGTCCGCGCAGCAGACGAGCGCGTCGGCGCAGGAGATCGCCGCCGCGGCGCACGACCTGGCCCGCCAGGCCGAGCGCCTCGACGAGCTCGTGGGGCAGTTCACGCTTGCGTAA
- a CDS encoding histidine kinase — MAGHYKIFLGMAAGVGKTHRMLSEAQAQAQAGRDVVVGLLETHNRADTQAMAEGLELLPRRRVAYRDVRLEEMDLPGILARAPELCLIDELAHTNAPGVEHPKRYDDIADVRAAGIDVYSTVNVQHLESLNDQVAELTGVRVRETVPDEELAKADEVVLIDLPPEDLVARLRDGKVYDAARVPAALNGFFRVENLRALREVALRQVAETVEARRVDAPPIAERLLAFVSLDEAGERVVRRAARSAARLGGVLDVLVVRDPESEATAEERARLEALRRLAAMVGAHLLVDEGADQVAVLQRVARERGTTYVLVGPPPARRGLARLGEPQVLQILRALPNVDVRIVARRDA, encoded by the coding sequence ATGGCGGGCCACTACAAGATCTTCCTGGGCATGGCGGCGGGGGTCGGCAAGACCCACCGGATGCTGTCGGAGGCCCAGGCGCAGGCGCAGGCCGGGCGTGACGTCGTCGTCGGGCTGCTGGAGACGCACAACCGGGCGGACACGCAGGCCATGGCCGAAGGGCTCGAGCTGCTCCCGCGCCGGCGCGTGGCCTACCGCGACGTGCGGTTGGAGGAGATGGACCTGCCGGGGATCCTCGCTCGCGCGCCGGAGCTGTGCCTGATCGACGAGCTCGCGCACACCAACGCGCCCGGCGTCGAGCATCCGAAGCGCTACGACGACATCGCCGACGTGCGCGCCGCGGGCATCGACGTGTACTCCACCGTCAACGTCCAGCACCTGGAGTCGCTCAACGACCAGGTGGCGGAGCTCACGGGCGTGCGCGTGCGCGAGACCGTCCCCGACGAGGAGCTGGCCAAGGCCGACGAGGTGGTGCTGATCGACCTGCCACCCGAGGACCTGGTGGCGCGGCTGCGCGACGGCAAGGTCTACGACGCCGCGCGCGTGCCGGCCGCGCTGAATGGCTTCTTCCGCGTCGAGAACCTGCGCGCGCTGCGCGAGGTGGCGCTGCGCCAGGTCGCGGAGACGGTGGAGGCTCGGCGCGTCGACGCGCCGCCGATCGCCGAGCGGCTGCTGGCGTTCGTGAGCCTGGACGAGGCGGGGGAGCGGGTCGTGCGGCGGGCCGCCCGGTCGGCGGCGCGGCTGGGCGGCGTGCTCGACGTGCTGGTGGTGCGCGACCCGGAGTCGGAGGCGACCGCCGAGGAGCGCGCCCGGCTGGAGGCACTGCGGCGGCTGGCGGCGATGGTCGGCGCGCACCTGCTCGTGGACGAGGGTGCCGACCAGGTCGCGGTGCTCCAGCGCGTCGCCCGCGAGCGCGGGACGACCTACGTGCTCGTCGGCCCGCCGCCCGCCCGCCGCGGCCTGGCCCGCCTCGGCGAGCCCCAGGTGCTGCAGATCCTGCGCGCGCTCCCGAACGTCGACGTGCGGATCGTGGCGCGTCGCGACGCGTGA
- the kdpA gene encoding potassium-transporting ATPase subunit KdpA, which yields MTAAGWAQIIVFCAVLVALVPLLGGYLARVFTYEARRPQTWKQYAASVVTFSLLSWLLLYGVLRARMPWDLAFNTSSSFVTNTNWQYYAGETTLTGFIQMVGLAVQNFVSAAVGLIVAVVLIRGIAGRPLGNFFEDLTRAVLRVLLPISVVGALVLASQGVLQSLDFPVASQEIIKVLGTNGGGFFNVNSAMPFENPNGFTNVLEMLAMLAIPASLTYTYGRMVGSQRQGWTIFGVMFALFAVSVVVIALAESHATPAQQAAGLTGANLEGKELRFGTAGSALWSVVTTATSTGAVNAALESLTGIGGLVPMANMAYGESVFGGVGTGLYTMLFYVLLAVFIGGLMVGRTPEYLGKKLEAREIKLIVASLLVTPLLVLVATGIATATDHGQASIFAAGPQGFSESLYAYLSQANNNGSAFAGYTGLTFADLLGGLVMLVGRFAPIVLTLAVAGALATKRVAPAGLGTMRTDTPTFAVLITGTVVIVGALTFLPALLLGPVVQGLTTQLF from the coding sequence ATGACCGCCGCGGGTTGGGCCCAGATCATCGTCTTCTGCGCCGTGCTGGTGGCGCTCGTGCCGCTGCTGGGCGGCTACCTGGCGCGCGTCTTCACGTACGAGGCGCGCCGCCCGCAGACCTGGAAGCAGTACGCGGCCAGCGTGGTCACGTTCTCGCTGCTCTCGTGGCTGCTCCTGTACGGGGTGCTGCGGGCACGGATGCCGTGGGACCTGGCGTTCAACACCAGCTCCTCGTTCGTGACCAACACGAACTGGCAGTACTACGCGGGCGAGACCACGCTCACGGGATTCATCCAGATGGTCGGGCTGGCGGTGCAGAACTTCGTCAGCGCCGCCGTCGGGCTCATCGTGGCGGTCGTGCTGATCCGCGGGATCGCGGGCCGGCCGCTGGGCAACTTCTTCGAGGACCTGACCCGGGCCGTGCTGCGCGTGCTGCTGCCGATCAGCGTCGTCGGCGCGCTCGTGCTCGCCTCGCAGGGCGTCCTGCAGTCGCTCGACTTCCCGGTCGCCTCGCAAGAGATCATCAAGGTCCTCGGCACGAACGGCGGCGGGTTCTTCAACGTGAACTCGGCGATGCCGTTCGAGAACCCGAACGGGTTCACCAACGTCCTCGAGATGCTGGCGATGCTCGCCATCCCGGCGTCGCTCACCTACACGTACGGCCGCATGGTCGGCTCCCAGCGCCAGGGCTGGACGATCTTCGGCGTGATGTTCGCGCTGTTCGCGGTGAGCGTCGTGGTGATCGCCCTGGCCGAGTCGCACGCGACGCCCGCCCAGCAGGCGGCGGGCCTCACCGGCGCGAACCTCGAGGGCAAGGAGCTGCGCTTCGGCACCGCCGGCTCCGCGCTCTGGAGCGTGGTCACGACCGCCACCTCGACCGGCGCGGTGAACGCCGCGCTCGAGTCGCTGACCGGCATCGGCGGCCTCGTGCCGATGGCGAACATGGCCTACGGCGAGTCCGTCTTCGGCGGCGTCGGCACCGGCCTGTACACGATGCTCTTCTACGTCCTGCTCGCCGTCTTCATCGGCGGGCTGATGGTCGGGCGCACGCCCGAGTACCTGGGCAAGAAGCTCGAGGCGCGCGAGATCAAGCTGATCGTCGCCTCGCTGCTCGTCACGCCGCTGCTCGTGCTCGTCGCGACCGGCATCGCCACCGCCACCGACCACGGGCAGGCGTCGATCTTCGCCGCGGGCCCGCAGGGCTTCTCCGAGTCGCTCTACGCCTACCTCTCGCAGGCCAACAACAACGGCTCGGCCTTCGCCGGCTACACCGGGCTGACGTTCGCCGACCTGCTCGGTGGCCTCGTGATGCTCGTCGGCCGCTTCGCGCCGATCGTGCTCACGCTCGCCGTGGCCGGCGCGCTCGCCACCAAGCGGGTCGCGCCCGCCGGCCTCGGGACCATGCGCACCGACACGCCCACGTTCGCCGTGCTCATCACCGGCACGGTCGTGATCGTCGGCGCCCTCACCTTCCTCCCCGCCCTGCTCCTCGGACCCGTGGTCCAGGGCTTGACCACCCAACTCTTCTGA
- a CDS encoding response regulator transcription factor, producing MNDRPRVLVVDDEPQILRALRIILREAGFEVTAASTAEEALDQAALKPPRAAIIDLVLPDRDGVEVTRELRAWTQIPIIVLSAVGEEDEKVRALAAGADDYVTKPFGPRELVARLEAALRRAAPGTAEPVIEADGLRLDLAAHTVAVDGTGVHLTPIEFNLLAAMASRRGRLLTHRTLLVEVWGPEYADDVQVLRVHMSNLRRKIGARYIHTDPGVGYRFAA from the coding sequence ATGAACGACCGCCCGCGCGTGCTCGTCGTCGACGACGAGCCCCAGATCCTGCGCGCCCTGCGCATCATCCTGCGCGAGGCGGGCTTCGAGGTGACAGCAGCTTCCACGGCCGAGGAGGCGCTCGACCAGGCCGCCCTGAAGCCGCCGCGGGCCGCGATCATCGACCTCGTCCTGCCCGACCGCGACGGCGTCGAGGTCACGCGCGAGCTGCGCGCCTGGACGCAGATCCCGATCATCGTGCTGAGCGCGGTCGGCGAGGAGGACGAGAAGGTCCGCGCGCTCGCCGCCGGCGCCGACGACTACGTGACCAAGCCGTTCGGCCCGCGTGAGCTGGTCGCCCGCCTGGAGGCGGCGCTGCGCCGCGCCGCGCCCGGCACCGCCGAGCCGGTGATCGAGGCCGACGGGCTGCGCCTGGATCTGGCCGCGCACACCGTCGCGGTCGACGGCACCGGTGTCCACCTCACCCCGATCGAGTTCAACCTGCTCGCGGCGATGGCCTCCCGTCGCGGGCGGCTGCTCACCCACCGCACGCTGCTGGTCGAGGTGTGGGGGCCGGAGTACGCCGACGACGTGCAGGTGCTGCGCGTGCACATGTCCAACCTGCGGCGCAAGATCGGCGCGCGCTACATCCACACCGACCCCGGCGTCGGCTACCGGTTCGCCGCTTAG
- a CDS encoding amidohydrolase family protein: MRVIDTHLHIVDPRFPLVPNQGYLPDPFTVDDYRARFDAAGGAVVSGSFQAHDQTYLVDALARLGPTFVGVAQVPPTIADDEVLALRDAGVRAFRANLHRGTAPDGLPQLAARLHALAGWHLEVYGDPRTLPSGLDPARLVIDHLGMTADALPELLRLVERGARVKATRFGALALDVAATMRAIVAVNPGALLFGTDLPGTRAPRPFAMDDLELVLQIGGERAIFTNAQETYRL, from the coding sequence GTGCGCGTCATCGACACACATCTTCACATCGTCGACCCGCGCTTCCCGCTCGTCCCGAACCAGGGCTACCTGCCGGATCCGTTCACGGTCGACGACTACCGGGCGCGCTTCGACGCCGCCGGCGGCGCGGTCGTCTCCGGCTCCTTCCAGGCCCATGACCAGACCTACCTGGTGGATGCGCTCGCGCGGCTCGGGCCCACGTTCGTCGGCGTGGCGCAGGTGCCGCCCACGATCGCCGACGACGAGGTGCTGGCGTTGCGGGACGCGGGCGTGCGGGCGTTCCGCGCGAACCTGCACCGCGGGACGGCGCCGGACGGCCTCCCGCAGCTGGCCGCGCGGCTGCACGCGCTGGCGGGCTGGCACCTGGAGGTCTACGGGGATCCGCGGACGCTGCCGTCCGGCCTCGACCCGGCGCGGCTGGTGATCGACCACCTGGGCATGACCGCGGACGCGCTGCCCGAGCTCCTGCGGCTGGTGGAGCGGGGCGCGCGGGTGAAGGCGACGCGCTTCGGGGCGCTGGCGCTGGACGTCGCCGCGACCATGCGCGCGATCGTCGCCGTGAACCCGGGCGCGCTGCTGTTCGGCACCGACCTGCCCGGCACGCGCGCGCCGCGCCCGTTCGCGATGGACGACCTCGAGCTGGTGTTGCAGATCGGCGGGGAACGCGCGATCTTCACGAACGCGCAGGAAACCTATCGCCTGTGA
- a CDS encoding FUSC family protein: protein MTALRLAHRRLASRSLAIGQTALAALAAWYLCAWLLPDPQPVFACIATVIAIGATHGQHGQRALHLIAGVVLGLTLSAVLVHLIGTGPWQLAMLVVVAMSVAVLFNGSDLVIGESAVSAMLLLMIGGTNAPNRILEAVIGGLVALAVVVVFPPKAILHVGRAGQAVMAALGQSLERVATALAADDADKAEAALTQARSIDGLLDALDDALEMGRETVRTAPTRFAEREPVERYGRSLEQLDLAVRNTRVLARHAHRALRSGTAPVGAAASVTDLARAVWDLAAAYDEPARAALAREHAARAAANAGTDALGESVRSTAVDLMRAAELVVGAPDELPTEEILLGLEPQAEVVALAGVRSGRRADSTRDSSDSIASAA from the coding sequence ATGACTGCCCTCCGTCTCGCCCACCGTCGCCTCGCCTCGCGCTCCCTCGCGATCGGCCAGACCGCGCTCGCCGCGCTGGCCGCGTGGTACCTGTGCGCGTGGCTGCTCCCGGACCCCCAGCCCGTCTTCGCGTGCATCGCGACCGTGATCGCCATCGGCGCCACGCACGGCCAGCATGGCCAGCGCGCGCTGCACCTGATCGCCGGCGTCGTGCTCGGCCTCACCCTGTCGGCGGTGCTCGTGCACCTGATCGGCACCGGGCCGTGGCAACTGGCGATGCTCGTGGTCGTGGCGATGTCGGTCGCCGTCCTGTTCAACGGCTCGGACCTGGTCATCGGCGAGTCCGCCGTCTCGGCGATGCTGCTGCTGATGATCGGCGGCACGAACGCGCCCAACCGCATCCTCGAGGCGGTCATCGGCGGCCTCGTGGCGCTGGCCGTGGTGGTCGTGTTCCCGCCGAAGGCGATCCTGCACGTCGGCCGTGCGGGCCAGGCGGTCATGGCCGCGCTCGGGCAGTCGCTGGAGCGGGTCGCCACCGCGCTCGCCGCCGACGACGCCGACAAGGCCGAGGCTGCGCTCACGCAGGCCCGCTCGATCGACGGCCTGCTGGACGCGCTCGACGACGCCCTGGAGATGGGCCGCGAGACCGTCCGCACCGCGCCGACGCGCTTCGCCGAGCGCGAACCGGTGGAGCGCTACGGGCGCTCGCTCGAGCAGCTGGACCTCGCCGTGCGCAACACGCGCGTGCTCGCACGCCACGCGCACCGGGCGCTGCGCTCGGGCACCGCGCCCGTCGGCGCCGCCGCGTCCGTGACCGACCTCGCGCGCGCGGTCTGGGACCTGGCCGCCGCCTACGACGAGCCCGCCCGCGCGGCGCTCGCCCGCGAGCACGCCGCGCGCGCCGCCGCGAACGCCGGCACCGACGCGCTCGGCGAGAGCGTCCGCTCGACGGCCGTGGACCTGATGCGCGCCGCCGAGCTGGTCGTCGGCGCGCCGGACGAGCTGCCGACCGAGGAGATCCTCCTCGGCCTCGAGCCTCAGGCCGAGGTCGTCGCGCTCGCGGGTGTCCGCAGCGGCCGCAGGGCCGACTCGACGCGCGACAGCTCGGACAGCATCGCCTCCGCCGCCTGA
- a CDS encoding GNAT family N-acetyltransferase codes for MVREIQPGESHIAAAALIELRTHFESVEALTARIDLQRANGYRIAASLNGDEAAAVAGFRVLETTFAGRMLYVDDLVALPRYRRRGHADAVMTWVLEEAGRLGCDQLHLDSGVGLDREDAHRFYFNHGMRIASYHFSRAVQR; via the coding sequence ATGGTCCGCGAGATCCAACCGGGTGAGTCCCACATCGCCGCCGCCGCGCTCATCGAGCTGCGCACGCACTTCGAGAGCGTGGAGGCGCTCACGGCCCGCATCGACCTGCAGCGTGCCAACGGCTACCGGATCGCCGCGTCGCTCAACGGTGACGAGGCGGCCGCGGTGGCCGGGTTCCGCGTGCTGGAGACGACGTTCGCCGGGCGGATGCTCTACGTCGACGACCTCGTCGCCCTCCCGCGGTACCGTCGCCGCGGGCACGCCGACGCCGTGATGACGTGGGTGCTGGAGGAGGCCGGACGGCTCGGCTGCGACCAGCTGCACCTGGACTCGGGCGTCGGGCTCGACCGTGAGGACGCGCACCGGTTCTACTTCAACCACGGGATGCGGATCGCGTCGTACCACTTCTCCCGCGCGGTGCAGCGGTGA